The nucleotide window GCACCTTGAGGGCCTCGGCGAGCGACACGTGACGTACGCGCGCCACGTGGGCAAGGGCCACGACCGCATAGGACAGCGCACCGATCGCGATGGCCTGGGCCAAGGTCGACGGCGGCAGCCAGAGCTCGATGTTGCCGGAGTACTCCGCAAGCCAGGTCTTCATCAGCAGTTCGACCAGCCAGATGACGAGGGGGAGGCTCAGCACGAGGGACGCGAGCACCGTGATCGTGATGGAGCGCACGTAGAGCCCTTGGATCTCGCCGTCGTGGTAGCCAAAGACCTTCATGTACGAGATGTAGCGTGATGAACGGTCGATGACCGTCTTGGTGAGCAGGTAGATGAGCACGATGGAGATGGGCACGGCTATGCAGAGCATCATGGTCATGATCGAGCCCATGGAGGTCTCCATCTGGTCTGCGATGGCGGACATCTGGCTCGGGGTCATCTCGGAGGCAACGTAGCGCTCGTTGAGGTTGAGGGTCTTGTCGGACGCATAGCCATCGAAGTCGTCAGGGTCCGTGCCGAAGATCTCGGCATAGGTCTCGCGGCTCATGTACACGTTCGTGTCGGTCGGCTCGCCGGCAATCACGTCGGGGGAGATCGCGTAGCTGTCTCCTGTGTACTTGTTGGTGAAGGTGGCCTGCTTCCCCACCGCAAGGCCGCACTTCTCGGCCAGGCCCGTTCCCACCACGACCTTGCCGCCCGAGACGTCGAACTTCCAGTACGACGAGCTCACGGGGACGCCATATATGGCCACGTCCTCGCTGGAGTCCGCACGCAGGCGCTTGACCTCGAGAGAGACGGTGCTGAACTTCTCGGCGTCATCGATCACGACCGACGAGTTCTCCCTCGTGTTGAGGGGGTGCCCGGACAGGACGCGCGCGTCAGAGGCGATGGACTGCGCACGCGAGACGAGCCTGAGATAGTCCGCAGACGAGAGGTCCCTCTCGGGGTCCTCGAAGTCGGCCAGCTCGTCGGCTGCCTCCGCGGCGTCGCGCTGGGCCTCGGTCACATCCACCTCGAGCGGCGCCTTGAGGTAGTAGACGTGACCGGCCGGGACGCTGCGTTCCAGCTCGTCGGCGTAGTGCCTGATCATCGGCAGCATGCACAGGCCAAAGAGCAAGAGCAGCGTCGAGAACATGATCCCCACGAAGAGCACCGCGAAGTGAGAGGCGTTGCGCAGGAAGACGCGGACGCGAAAGCGCGTCGGAAAGCCCCAGCCATCGGGAAGCGAGGCGGTGCTGCGCCGTGACCTGTGGCCGATCTCGTGACGCAGAAACGCCAGGGGCGTCGCCCCCAGCTTGCGTCTCACCCCAATCCACGTGATCGCCACCAGCATGACGACAGGCACCACGGTGGTCATGCAGAGGACCTCGAAGGAGAAGTACGCCCTGAACGGTGGCAGGTCGTAGGAGCGGTAGTAGAGCCCGGACATCACGTCGACGAGACGGGCGTAGCCCACGGCGTTGCCCACGATGGCGGCAAGCACGCCCACCAGCGTGGGGAGCACCAGGTAGTGACGGACCAGCTCCCCCTTGCGATAGCCGGAGGCCAGCAGCATGCCGATGACCGGGCTCTCCTGCTCGATGGTGGCGTCGGTCAGGACCACGAACACGAAGGCGGAGATCACCAGCAGCAGGCCGCACATGACGGTCCATCCCAGCTGGTCCCCCTCGATGTCGTCGTCCGCGTAGGCGAGGGCCTGGTTGGCATCCCGGTCGACAAGGGAGCTCACCGTGGCGCCGTGGGCCTCGAGCGCATTGTAGGCGTCGGTCTCGTAGTCGGTACGGTCAACGAGAGGCATGTCCCTCTCGTCCAGCACGACGGAGTAATGGTAGACCACCGACTCCGCCAGCTCGTCGAAGGCCTCCGGCGTGACCTGGGCCACGCTGAAGCCTTGGCCGTCAAAGAGCAGGTCCGTGTTCTTGCGTATGAGTGCCTGGTAGTCGGGCAGGGAGACGAGGCCGCAGATGGTGAGGTCGCGTCCGTTCACGCTGACCGTGTCGCCGACGGAGAGGCACCTGTTCTCGCAGAAGGTGCGCGAGAGGGCGATCTCGTCGGTCGCTTGGGGCGCATGTCCCTCAACGTAGCTGGCCAAATCCACTTCGCTGCGGTTCTCGTACAGGCGCACCGTGACGTCGTTGACCGAGGGGCCGGCGGAGAGGGGCAGCTCGGCGTAGAAGTTCCGATGCACCTCGCAGCCAGACCGCACGCGCTCGACTGCGTCAAGGGCCTCGTCGGAGGCCTCGAACTGCGTCGTGAACGCAAAGTCCTCGACGTTGCTGGACGCCCTGGTGTCAGCGATGACGCGCTGGATGGAGCGGGCTGCCACGAGATATCCGGTCACCATCGCGATGGTGAGGGAGATGAGGAGAAAGAGGCCCAGGTACTTGCCGAGGTTATGCCTGAGCTCGCGCGGGAGGCGACGGCCGAGAGGTGACATCGCTCCTCCTACCACTCGAGTTCGGCGGCGGGGACCAGCTGGGTATTCCCCTCGTCCTCGACCAGGAGACCGTCGCGCAGGCGCAGGATGTGGTGGGACATGTGCCGGATGGCGTCGTTGTGCGTCACGATGACCATCGTGCAGCCGTAGGTACGGTTGACCCCCTCCATCAACTGCAGGATCTCCTTTGACGTCTTGTAGTCCAAGGCGCCGGTGGGCTCGTCGCAGAGCAGCAGGCCTGGGTTCTTGACCAGCGCACGGCCGATGGCGCAGCGCTGCTGCTGGCCGCCTGAGACCTGGCTGGGAAACTTCTTGCGCTGGTCCCACAGGCCCAGGGAGTCAAGCAGGTCGTCCACCGGCAGGGGGCTCTTGGAGATGTGGCGGCAGACCTCTATGTTCTCGCGGATCGTCAGGTCCGGGACGAGGTTGTAGAACTGGAAGATGAAGCCGAGCTCGCGGCGGCGATATTCCACCAGGTCACGAGGGGAGAGTCCGCACACCCGCTCGCCGCCCACGACGATCTCGCCCGAATCGGGCGGCTCGAGGCCCCCCACCAGGTTGAGGAAGGTGGACTTACCCGAGCCCGACGGCCCGAACAGCACGCAGACCTCACCCTTCTGGATGTCGGTCGTGATGCCACGCAGGACCTCGACGCGCGCATCACCGACTCCGTATGCCTTGCGCACGTCATCCATGTGCAGATATGCACCATCACCCATGCCGTCTCCCATGTCGTCGCTATGCCACGCCGTCACTGCCAGCGGGCCGCCGCCATGCATGGCAGGCGGTCCCCGACGTTAGTCCGAACCCGGGTCGAGTTTACAACAACTAACTATGCGACTTGCAAACGGACGGCTTTCCGCGGGAAGCTGTCGAACCTGACGGACCCTTTCCAGGGGAAACGCTCGGAAGGCTGCAAAAGACACGGGAGCGGAGTCACGGGAGCGGAGCGGAGGGCGCGGAAAGGGGTGGGGGCATATCGCATACGCTCGACAGCGCAACGCGGGAGGAACGGCAGGGCCTATCGGCGCGGGCGGGGCAGCAGGGGTCGCGCATTGAGCCCCGTCACCGCGAGCGTCGAGACGTTATGCAGGTAGGCAGCCGTCGTCAGGGGCAGTGCGCCCGCAACACCCAGGGCGATGAGACCAGTGTTGAACCCGACGATGAAGCGGTAGTCGCGGTGGATGCGGGCCATCAGGCGCTGGGCCAGGCAGCGCATGGTCACCAGCGACTCCAGCGATGCGTCCAGGACCGAGACGTCGGCGACCGCCCGGGCGATGTCACTCGCATCCGACAGGGCGACCGAGACGTCTGCGGCGGCGAGGGCCGGGGAGTCGTTGATGCCATCCCCCACCATGATCACGACATGGCCCTGTCTGCGCAGCTCGCCTACGTAGAAGCTCTTGTCCTCGGGCAGCACCTGGGCATGGCAGGCGTCGATGCCCAACCGATCGGCAACATAGCGAGCGCTCGTCTCGGCATCGCCCGTGAGCATGACGACCCTTTCGATGCCTAGGGACCGCAACTGCGCGAGGACGCCCGCGGCTTCGTCGCGTAGGGGGTCGCTGATGCAGAAGGCCCCCACCAGGACACCGTCCTGGGCCATGTAGACCACCGAAGCCGTGGGCGCGGCCTCATGGATCGCCTCCTCGATCCCCTCGGGCTTGGGAACGCCCTCGTCCTCAAAGACGAAGTGGGCGCTGCCGATCACGGCTCCCAGGCCATCGATGCGTGTGGAGATGCCATGGGCGACCACATATTCGACCTCGGCGTGCAGCTCGTTGACGTGCGTGAGGCCGCGCCGCTTGGCCTCGGCCACGATGGCGCGCGCCATGCTGTGGGGGAAGTGCTCCTCGATGCAGGCGGCGTAGCGCAAAAGGGTGTCCTCCCCCACCCCCGTGAAGCTCAGCACGCGCTCGACCTGTGGTGACGCATGGGTCAGGGTGCCCGTCTTGTCAAAGACGACGGTGTCGGCGCCCGCGAGGGCCTCAAGGTACCTGCCGCCCTTCACGACCACGTTGCGACGCGACGCCTCGTCCATGGCGCTCATCACGGCCACCGGCATCGACAGTTTGATGGCACAGGAATAGTCCACCATGAGGACGGCCATGGCCTTCCCGACGTTGCGCGTGAGGGCGAGGATGGCGAAGAACGCGAAGAGGTTGAGGGGGACGAGCGCGTCGGCGAGGCGCTCCGCATCGCTCTGCACGCCAGCCTTGAGCTCGGCAGACTGCTCGACCATCGTAACGATGTCGTCGATGCGGGAGTCCCCGGGCGCAGCCGTCACGCGAACCCTGAGGTCACCGTCCTCGAGAGCAGTGCCTGCGAAGACCGTGGAGCCCTCTGCCTTGTGGACCAGGCGCGACTCCCCCGTCATGGACGCCTCGTCGACCTCGGCCTCCCCATCGACGACCTTACCGTCCACGGGAAGCACCGAGCCCGCCATGAGGTGGAGCACCTGGTCGCGTTCGACTTCGTCGATGGGTATGCAGACGTCACCGTCCTCGCCGGAGAGCCAGACGCTCTCGGCACGCGTGACGATGCCGTCCCTCAGCGCAAGGTGCACCCGGCTTTGGACGTGGCGCTCCATGGTGGACGAGAGCCCCAGCAGGAACATGATGGTGTCCGCCCCGTCGAAGCTCCCCCGCAGGAGCGATGCCACGACTGCGGTGGCATCGAGCACCTCGACGGTAATCCGACCGTCCAGCAGCCGCCTCAGCCCCTCGGCCACAAAGCCGATCGAACGCAGCACCGTCCAGGCGACGCGCAGGGGAGCGGGCAGGAGGAGGCGCCTCAGCAGGCGCCAGGCTGCCAGCGAGGCAATCTCGAGCCGAAAGCGGTTGTTCTCTGCCGCGACCTCGATGGCAGCGGAGAACCCCTCGATGCCGACCTGCTCGCGTGGCAGGTCCAGCACATCGAAGGCGTCTATGGCCGAGAGCACGCGTCTCCGCTCGATGGGATCGAACGCCACAAGTATCGACCCGTTTGCCGGATGGACCTCGGCATGGCGGACCCCCCGAGTACGCATGAGCGCGTACGCGACGCCACGAGCCTCCTCGTCGTCAAAGAGGCCGGCCTGCGTCCTGAGCCGAAGGCGACCCGGAATGTCGGAGACGATCCTGTACAGCATGGGGCTAGGCCTGGGCGCCCTCGGCATCGACCTTGGCGGTGACCTCCCTGCGGATGTCCTCCTCGACGGCCGCCAGGCGCTCCCTGACGGCAGCGTCGATCTTGGACTGGCGACGCGCCTCGGCGGTGGCGTCAGAGGCATCGTCGACAATGCTCTGCGTCTCCGCAGAGACGACCTCGGCAACCCTCATGGCGCCTGTCGTGACGGCGACGGCACCCCTGTGCAGGACACCCTTGGAGGCAAGACCGGCCACGCAACCAGCGGCAGTGGCCCCAGCAGCAGCGATCCAGAAGTGATGAAGACCCATATCCTTCTCTCCCTCTCCCGAGGGGGACGCCGTACGCGCCCCTCCACATGCGAAAAACTCTGGGGCAGACGGTATATGGTGCCCAAGGCGCACACAACTCCAAGCGGTCAAAGGCAATCCATTCGGACGGCCTTGGGACGGATCATGCGCAGGTTGCCCACCCGAGGAATCGGGCTAGCCCTTCCGGCATGCCTTGCGCCAAGCGCTCGGAGGACAGCCCATGCAGTCGCAGAAGGCTCGGGAGAACTTGGAGGGGTTGGAGTAGCCTACGGCCAAGGCGATCTCGGAAATGGGCCTTGAGGTCCCCAGCAGCAGGTCGGCAGCCCGATGCATGCGGTACGAGCGATACCATGCGTAGACGGGAATGCCAAAGGTCTCGCGGAACGACTCCTTGAGCACGGTCGCAGAGACGCCGCAGCGCCCGGCAAGGGAGGGTATGGTGAGCGCTTGGGCCACGTTGCGCACCATCTCGCCCTGCGCGGCATGTGCGATCTGCTCGTGCGTGCGTCGCGCACCCGCGACGCCAGGCGCGCCGACGCCGCCATCTCTTGACCCACCGTACGTGGGAACGGACGAGAGGTCCCGCAGGAGCTCGACGAGCTTGATCTTGAGGTATCCCAGCGCCCCATGCCGCGGGACGCAGCAGAGCTCGCCAAGCACGCGCATCAGCTCCAGGCAGTCTCCCAGGAGACGAAACGATGGGCCCTGGCTGACAAGGAGACGCAGGGCCTCCGTGTCGATCTCGAAGTCCTCGAACGTCACCAGGGTCTGACGGGGGAGGCGATGCGGGTCCAGAAGCACGAACGCCCCTGAGAAGGGCCCTGCGGGAGACACGCCCCCCTCACGTCCGCCACCCCTTGGGCACAAAAAGCCGTCACCGGTCGGGACGTGTCGGGAAAGGCCCCGGACGGACACTTCGCATGACCCGCTGCGGCAATAGCCGACAAGGAGCTGACCCTCGCGCCAGCAGGGTGACATGCGGACGTCGCGCACCGTCGAGTGCACGTCGGCCAGGACGAGCGCGACGCCTTCGATCGGCTCGAGCGAGACGCCGCAAGGCAGCTTGCCGAGGAGACCGTCACCCATCTAGCGGCCGATCCCTTGGGTGGCACGCGGCAGGAGGCCCCGAACCGCAACGGCGGCGGGCGAGACGGCGGCCGCCAGAAGCACTGCGTCAAAGGCGCTCATGTCCCTCTCCCCCCAAGCTAAGACCAACCACATCTGACAACGAAACGGTAGGGACGCACCACCCAAGGCCTCCTGGGCGGTGCGTCCCACGACTCACGGATCACAGACCATATCGTGGCTCGTGACCGACCCCCTTCGCCCGGAGGGGCACGACGGGGTCTAGGCCAATCGCCACGCGCTGGCAGCTACGCCGCGTCATCGACGAGGCTGCCGAGGATCTTCTCGTCCCTCTTGTCCCACTTGGGCGTGGGACGGAAGAGCTGGAAGAGCATGGCGGCGAGCAGGACGAAGGCCACGACGGTCCAGACGCCGAAGTTACCGAAGGCGATCAGCTCGTAGAACTGGTTGATGAACAGGCCGATGACCCAACCGAAGACGCATTCGTAGATGATGGCGAAGGCCGTCCAGGCGGCGGAGTCCATCTGCTTGCGAATGGTGCCCATCGCCGCGAAGCAGGGCGCGCAGAGCATGTTGAAGGCCACGAAGGCGCACATGGCACCGACGTGCAGCGTGCCCGCGACCGTGAACATGCCGGCAAAGCCCTGCCACATGGAGACCGAGTTCTCGGTCGCATCGCCCAAGCCATAGAGGACACCGAAGGTGGAGACCAGGTTCTCCTTGGCTATGAGGGCCGAGATGGTCGAGGCGGTCGCCTGCCAGTTACCGAAGCCGAGCGGGGCGAAGAGGAAGCTCAGGGCGCCGCCGACGCCCGCGAGGATGGAGTAGTCCATGTAGCCCTCGGGCACGCCCTCGGCGGAGGGCAAAAAGCCGAAGGTGTTGGAGCCGCCCTCCCAGCCGGAGATGCCAAAGTTGGAAAGTGCCCAGATGCCCACGGCTGCGGCGAAGATGATGGTGCCGGCCTTCTTGACGTAGGCGGAGACGCGCTCCCACACATGG belongs to Olsenella uli DSM 7084 and includes:
- a CDS encoding ABC transporter permease; its protein translation is MSPLGRRLPRELRHNLGKYLGLFLLISLTIAMVTGYLVAARSIQRVIADTRASSNVEDFAFTTQFEASDEALDAVERVRSGCEVHRNFYAELPLSAGPSVNDVTVRLYENRSEVDLASYVEGHAPQATDEIALSRTFCENRCLSVGDTVSVNGRDLTICGLVSLPDYQALIRKNTDLLFDGQGFSVAQVTPEAFDELAESVVYHYSVVLDERDMPLVDRTDYETDAYNALEAHGATVSSLVDRDANQALAYADDDIEGDQLGWTVMCGLLLVISAFVFVVLTDATIEQESPVIGMLLASGYRKGELVRHYLVLPTLVGVLAAIVGNAVGYARLVDVMSGLYYRSYDLPPFRAYFSFEVLCMTTVVPVVMLVAITWIGVRRKLGATPLAFLRHEIGHRSRRSTASLPDGWGFPTRFRVRVFLRNASHFAVLFVGIMFSTLLLLFGLCMLPMIRHYADELERSVPAGHVYYLKAPLEVDVTEAQRDAAEAADELADFEDPERDLSSADYLRLVSRAQSIASDARVLSGHPLNTRENSSVVIDDAEKFSTVSLEVKRLRADSSEDVAIYGVPVSSSYWKFDVSGGKVVVGTGLAEKCGLAVGKQATFTNKYTGDSYAISPDVIAGEPTDTNVYMSRETYAEIFGTDPDDFDGYASDKTLNLNERYVASEMTPSQMSAIADQMETSMGSIMTMMLCIAVPISIVLIYLLTKTVIDRSSRYISYMKVFGYHDGEIQGLYVRSITITVLASLVLSLPLVIWLVELLMKTWLAEYSGNIELWLPPSTLAQAIAIGALSYAVVALAHVARVRHVSLAEALKVQE
- a CDS encoding ABC transporter ATP-binding protein, translated to MGDGAYLHMDDVRKAYGVGDARVEVLRGITTDIQKGEVCVLFGPSGSGKSTFLNLVGGLEPPDSGEIVVGGERVCGLSPRDLVEYRRRELGFIFQFYNLVPDLTIRENIEVCRHISKSPLPVDDLLDSLGLWDQRKKFPSQVSGGQQQRCAIGRALVKNPGLLLCDEPTGALDYKTSKEILQLMEGVNRTYGCTMVIVTHNDAIRHMSHHILRLRDGLLVEDEGNTQLVPAAELEW
- a CDS encoding heavy metal translocating P-type ATPase, which codes for MLYRIVSDIPGRLRLRTQAGLFDDEEARGVAYALMRTRGVRHAEVHPANGSILVAFDPIERRRVLSAIDAFDVLDLPREQVGIEGFSAAIEVAAENNRFRLEIASLAAWRLLRRLLLPAPLRVAWTVLRSIGFVAEGLRRLLDGRITVEVLDATAVVASLLRGSFDGADTIMFLLGLSSTMERHVQSRVHLALRDGIVTRAESVWLSGEDGDVCIPIDEVERDQVLHLMAGSVLPVDGKVVDGEAEVDEASMTGESRLVHKAEGSTVFAGTALEDGDLRVRVTAAPGDSRIDDIVTMVEQSAELKAGVQSDAERLADALVPLNLFAFFAILALTRNVGKAMAVLMVDYSCAIKLSMPVAVMSAMDEASRRNVVVKGGRYLEALAGADTVVFDKTGTLTHASPQVERVLSFTGVGEDTLLRYAACIEEHFPHSMARAIVAEAKRRGLTHVNELHAEVEYVVAHGISTRIDGLGAVIGSAHFVFEDEGVPKPEGIEEAIHEAAPTASVVYMAQDGVLVGAFCISDPLRDEAAGVLAQLRSLGIERVVMLTGDAETSARYVADRLGIDACHAQVLPEDKSFYVGELRRQGHVVIMVGDGINDSPALAAADVSVALSDASDIARAVADVSVLDASLESLVTMRCLAQRLMARIHRDYRFIVGFNTGLIALGVAGALPLTTAAYLHNVSTLAVTGLNARPLLPRPRR
- a CDS encoding helix-turn-helix domain-containing protein — its product is MGDGLLGKLPCGVSLEPIEGVALVLADVHSTVRDVRMSPCWREGQLLVGYCRSGSCEVSVRGLSRHVPTGDGFLCPRGGGREGGVSPAGPFSGAFVLLDPHRLPRQTLVTFEDFEIDTEALRLLVSQGPSFRLLGDCLELMRVLGELCCVPRHGALGYLKIKLVELLRDLSSVPTYGGSRDGGVGAPGVAGARRTHEQIAHAAQGEMVRNVAQALTIPSLAGRCGVSATVLKESFRETFGIPVYAWYRSYRMHRAADLLLGTSRPISEIALAVGYSNPSKFSRAFCDCMGCPPSAWRKACRKG